One Bos javanicus breed banteng chromosome 10, ARS-OSU_banteng_1.0, whole genome shotgun sequence genomic window, CAATTTTCTCGAAAATGGATCCCAATCCCCTTGTGACAGAAACGATATTTACGCCAGGTCTAGCTACACTGGATTTCGGAAGAATATAGGCTTCCGCTTACACTGGGCTACGCACGTTATCCGGCACAACCCAAACAAAGCACAGAACACTCAAGAGGCAAAGTGCTAAAATTAACATATGTACAAATTTCCATAGCAGCACCGGAAATGGGCTTCCGGTAATAGAAGTCTTCGCAGAACAAGTGACCTTGGAAGTAGCTCTTTACAGGCAGAAAGGGAATTTGTCAAGCAGCAAGCAGCCAGGATAATCTCGTGAGCTAAGGTCTTGAAATGGAACGAAGAGAATTCCTCTTTGCAGGTCTTCTCTTCATCTCATCCCCACGACGCTTACAGGCCCTGGTCGGAAAAGTAGTATTAAGCGCTTCTCAAGGACCTGTTGAAAGCAAGTAACTAAGAAATGGGAAACGACACTGAGGAAAGTCGAGGGGTGTTGGGAAGAGAGTTAGAAGAGTGAGATTCCATTCGGGTTTAGCAGGATCCTTCCGACTGCTCTGCAGTGGGGGAAGGGGGTAGTGATTAGAGCAGACGACACTGGAGAAAGACGGGTGGTCCCTCTGGATTCACTCATTAGAACCAGTGGCACGTTCTGTTTAGCAAAAAGGCACTGCCTACTGTGGACTCAGCCTGGTTCTAGGCGCCTTGCGGACGAGAGCTCCGATGTATCCAGAAGGAAAATCGGGCTCCCTCCCTGCTGCGCCCAGGGACACAACAGAGGATGGCACCGGATCCGGCGGAAACACAGGTGAGCGGACGAGTCAATGCCGTCGGGGGAGCAAGGGAAGCAAGGAAGGGGGTGCTGCAGATGAGGGGAACAGCAGGTTGAGATACATTCATGGAGTCCCTTCTAAGTAGCCAGTCCAATTCTGGGGGTGTCTTCCTTCAGAGGCAGCGTTCGGTCACTCGGGGAATCAACAAAGAGAAGCCCTCAGGAGCTCCCCTCTGCCGGTCTGCGGTGCTGGAAGGGTCTCGGGGGCACAGGAGACGGGATTCCTCCAAGGAAGGCGAGTTACACAGTTTGTGAACATTTTGAGTTCACGGCCAGTCCCGTCCCTGGATGCCCAAGTGGTACCCCCTAACTCCCACCTCCCTTACATGGAACCCACTCTTTCTTACTGCACCGTCACCATCTCGGGTAGCTAATGGACCCAAACTGGAGAGAACCGGAGCAACTGGCAAAAGAGCAATGCGCCTGCGCATTCTCAGACTCGGCCTTAGGCCTGAACCCGCCCCATAGGTGGACCCTTTGGTGACGTGCAGAATGGGAAGGCCTATAACTGTTGAAGAAGACAATCCGAAAGTTCGCCTGACAGGTCTCCGGTAGCTCGCCGTGATCGTATAGTGGTTAGTACTCTGCGTTGTGGCCGCAGCAACCTCGGTTCGAATCCGAGTCACGGCATTGTGGCAACAATGGCACGGCAAGGGACCTCtacttttaaattccttttcccACCCTAGTCCACGACGCTTTATATAAATCATAACTCACTTTTTTGAAACGAAACGCTGCATCTCTCTACTTTGAAAACTGAGCCACCTCCGATCGCCACCTTCAAtaattctcatttaatcctctgaaTGCAGCATTAGAGCAAACAAATTGTAACCCTTTCCCtcctgaaaaaaattgaaaatcagtGTCAAAATAATTTTACACCAACAAAACAGCGACCCTGTGGCCTCgcgatttctttccttttcatacattaaaaaaaaaaaaaaagtcttcattttcAAATGGAGAATACAAAGCACAAGCCCAGTGAAAACTGTCTCCCTCTCATTCTTCACCCGATCTAGCAATCGTCGTCAGTTTCCAATATATTTTTCTGTGGCAGtctttgtataaataaatatttgtatatgtatgcgTGTTGAGtcctaagtcgctcagtcgtgtccgactctttgcgactctatggactgtagccctctgttcacgggattctccagacaagaaaactgaaatgagCTGCCACGCCCTCCGCCAGTGGATCCTCCGGAGCCAGGGGTTGAAACCTtctcgggttctttaccacttagggTCATCTGATACATGTATGCACATATATTCCCGCTTGCTTCTTCCATAGTACAGGTGACATCTCTTCTTCCTCACCCCCAGAAATCAGACTAAACTTGAAGTCTTAGATTTGCGTTGGTAACCTATCTCCCACTACAGAAGAGTATACATACCCCAGGGGGAATCTCCACCCACCTGATCTAGTCTTTTTTCTCCCCAGGCACAGGCTCCTGGTTGGGGAGGGTGGAACTCTGGGTTGATAAGATAAGGGAAAAGCATTCATTAccttgccccccccccccaaaaaaaaacggTTGGATGGGAGCCTGGGCTCTGCTGGGAATTGGCCCTCTTTTGATTTTAGGTTGGAAGGTCAGAATTCATTTGGAGACcctctgaaggcaggaggaggaggggttggatggcatcaccaactggatggacatgagtttgagcaagctccaggagttggtgatggacaaggaagactggcatgctgcagtccatggggtcgcagagtcagacacgactgtgagactgaactgaactggacttccATTTCTTCCTTATTGTCAGAATCCAACTTAAATCACAAACCACTCAAGTTAGAAAATTCAAGTTCAGTGAAGGTAGAACTGAATCCTACTATGTTTGTGTTCCAAGAATACAGCCTCCTCATAAATATTTGAACAGAGATATCTTATGGAGTCCATAAATGAGATAAGTGGCCCAGTTTGCTGTATGGCTGCATTTTAAGTTGTATTCTTGCAACACAGAACCATGTTATTTTTATACTAGAAAACATGACTCAAATGAAGCTCCATCTACATGCAGAATATCTAAGAACAGAATTCATATATTTGGGATATGTTTGTCTTCTCAAGGTTGTGGACAGAGATGAACGCAAGGCAAGGCTGGAGACCAAAGGCAAGGGCCAGGCttagaaaaagacaaaaccagAAGGAATGAGAGTTCAGAATGGGACTGGGCACTCAAAGGTAAGCAAATAGAAGTAAGGACATCCCACGCAGTACCCAGCAAGGGAAGTGAGCACTAAGGACTAGGCTTTGGGACATGTGCAAACTTAGCACATTAAGGGAGGAAGACAGGATTTGTCttgagagaaaagagaacagTGTCATTTCAAGAAAAGTTTGGGAGAAGAGGACTTTAAGCATAGAGGAGGTCAGCAgacaggagaaagagaaatgagaagtcACTGGTCTTAACACATAAAAGTCGTTGACTTTAAAAACCTTCTGTGAGAGCAAACGGATAACGTGTAACAAGAGTCAGAAAAAATATACACTCTTTGCCCCAATAACTCCACTTTTGGGAATCTTGCCAAAGGAAATTATCCTAAACTTGGAAAAGTTATCCACATAAAGATGTTTGTTACAGTTATTTAGAAGGGAGGATAATGGAAATAGCCTAAATGATCAACAAATAAAGTGATAAACTAAAGTATGTTCATTTGATGAGATATTAAATAGCCATTTTTAAAGTACAAAGTCAACTTTTAACTGCCATCTCCAACTAAAGGGAGTAAGACCCCTTTAAAGAAATTGATTAAAAGTACAAGAACTGCAGACCGGTAAGTACAAGTTGTGTCTGGAATATCTTATGTGAGAAAGCAAGTAAGTGTTTAAAGACTGGCAAGACCAAGTCAACAGAATCCAGAAGCTTCTTGAAAGGGCTCTTACTGGCCCAATTTAGGACAGTTTTGAGCATTAAAAAAATGATGGTAATGGATTAtacatattaaattaaaaaaaattttttttgagaccACAGGGATTGggtggaggggttgggggaggagaaACTCTCTCTTTACAGAAGAATGCCGGATAATAAATGCAGAATGACAGAATTAGAGTCACCTTTTGCAATCCCCAGTGTAATAACAAATGTAAGCATAGATCATCAATGGAAGCTAAGACCGCTGGGTAAAACATGTTGGGAGCTAATAGTCTTAGGTTATCACACCACAACTTACTCTAAACTGTGAAATGGAGAGATCTGATGGACTCCAGTTTAACCAAGTGATCAAGCCTAGCATCGCCAATAAAGGACAATGAGCACTATTGACTGGCCTGCCAGTGTAACACACTGGAAAGTCCACATCATCTCAAATGtagtggtctttttttttaaaaatgtcaagcctgaatctaatcatgaggaaactatggaaaaatccaaaatgtGAAACATTCTACATGACAACTGCCCTGGACATTTCAAAATGAGCAATGTCATGAAAAACAaactagcaagaaaaaaaatgggaaatatttcaAGATTTTAAAGAGAGTAAAGAAGTAAACAGTGCAACAGGGGAACCTTGGTAAATCCTGAATCTGGACGGAAAAAATcccaaatgtatatatgtatgtatgtgttggagaaggcaatggcaccccactccagtactcttgcctggaaaatcccatgggcagaggagcctggtaggccgcagtccatggggtcgataagagtctgacacgactgagcgacttcactttcacttttcactctcatgcattggagaaggaaatggcaacccactccagtgttcttgcctggagaatcccagggacgggggagcctggtgggctgctgtctatgggttcgaacagagtcggacacgactgaagcgacttagcagcatgtatgTGCACAGTCGATcaatcaagtctgactctttgtgatcctatagactgtagcctgccaggctcttctgtccatgggaatctccaggcaagagtactggagtgcttgCCCTATCCtcgtccagaggatcttcctgacccagggatcaaacccacatctctgcatctcctgcaatgacagactgattctttaccaatgagccacctgggaaacccaagtaaATGACATTTGGCAGGGAgggatggaaaaaaattaatatggacTGTATAACAGACAATGCTATTAATGATAATGGTTTGTGGCCCCATAGAAGAATTCCTTATTCTTAGGGAACGGCTGCTAAAGTATTTAGAGCTGAAGCATCATGACAACTGAAACTTGCATCAAATCGTTAAGGGGGGGAAAAGGCTGAAGGGATAGAacaaatgtggcaaaatgttaaAAAGTGGTGAATCTAGGTGAAGGGTATACAGATTTCCCCTGTACTTTCTTACTTGTACTTACTTGAATTattctgtaagtttgaaatttaaaaaaacaaaaacctggaagaaaataaagctttcataataaaaatgggGAAATTATGCAATGTTCAGTGAAAAAAATAAGGATACAAAATTGTGTATACCACAATTATAGctatataaaaataacaagagaAATGATGTTTATTCATTTCAACATTTGTTAAGCTCACTGAGTGATGAGAACACCCAGATCACCTTCAGAATCCTGAGTCTATGGTGCAATGCTTAACATGCTTAAGTACAAGACTTTGGATCTGGCAAACTCCACCCAAGTCTTGAGAGCCTCACCTCTGTATCCTTGGTTCCTAGCAAGCTATCTGGCCCCATGAGGTGCTCAACAATGCCTGATTCTGAAAGCGCATTAACAAAAGTTTAAGACAAAAGTAAGTTCACGGTGTACATAAAGTATTAGAGCTCTCTAATTATCATTTAAACTATCCTTATGATATCCTCCCCCAACCTCATGTGATTTTACTTCCTAATCTTCCTCACTATGAATTCACCCCTTCTTAATGGTATGCTGGTTCACTAAACCCACGCTGACCTCTTAGCTTGGAATGACCATTTGCTCCGTTGCTTCATCTACCCACACCCTACCCAGTTCAGGTCTACCCCCTGTGTGAAGCCTGACAACTTTTGTGCAGACCTTATTTGATTCCATTCCTCTGTGCTGTCAGAAGCTTAGCTCCATATTTCTTAAACATAGGTGGCTTCATTTGACACCTACCATTGTAAGCACTTTACAGTTTTAAAAGCCTGTTCCATCATTTCCATCATTCCATGTCCATGATTTCCCTTAATGCTCACAGGACAGTCATCATGCCCTTTGCAGATATAAGGAAGGTAAGAATCAGTGGCAAGAGGAGAGTCTTGCTTTTGATCCTGAGATGTGTCTCGAGCCCACAATTACTGTTAAACACCTGGTGATTGAGGAGACCCTCCAATATGAATCTACTGGATCATTCTTCTAGAATTTATtatctttataataaataaagatatttatttatatctttgctTTGTTAGTCAATTTTAAGCAAATATCTATTTATTAGGTTGCACAGAGTCTTAGTTGCagaatcttcagtcttcattgtggcatgtaggatctttcagctgcagcatatggaatctttaaTTGTTCCGTGTGGAATCTGGGATCtagtcctgaccagggatggaacccagaccccctgctttgggagcacagagtcttagcccctggaccacctgggaagtccattagtCATATTTGAAGCTGCATATTTTTATGATGTACATGATATTTTCTCTATTATACCTCATGAAACCATATACAATATCAGACACTTCAATTATCTCCTACAGTCCTGCCCCTCAAAGAGTGGTGGGAGGACCAGCTGCACTTGTATCACTTGGAAGCCTGTTAGAATTCCACCGAAATTCCATCCCAGCTAGACCTACAGAAACTTCAGTTTAACAAATTCCCCAGGAGATTTGTGTTCATTTTATAGTTTGAGAAGCACCGTCCTGTAACACCAACTAGAATATGCACAAAGCAGAaactcagcaaatattttgaGACGTGGGGCCCTGGGAATCCTAGGAGATTCTCAGTTTTGCCATCACATCTTACTCTACTCCAGTTTTGAGCTTCCTTCCTTTTGGGACCTCAGGTGGCTCTTTGCTCCCTCACAAAGCAGATATGAGCCTAAGAGAGAGGGAGACATTGAGGGAGACATTGAGGTGGTGTCAGAGGGATGGATGCTGATGAAGTGCAGCTGCTGTCTTTCCAACAGTCAAAACCAAGTGTTGGAGTCGGGCCTCAGGGCTACAATATTTCTGGGGAGAAATTGGCTTTATTTCTAAGACAAAAATGCCTATCGCTTGAGCATCTGAGCCTCTGGGGATTAAGGGGTTTGTGATAGACAACACTGTAACTGTTTCTAGACTTGGTTTATTGACTTGTCTGTTCCTATTCTGTCACTAATCTGACGGACAAGGAAACCCGGGACATGAAAGAATTTCTGCGTGTTTGCGCTCTCTGGCATCAGGGCCGGGTCGACCTGCTCAGAATGGGTGAGCTCAGGGGTGGGAGGCGTTTGTGCAAGGGCTGTTTGCCTGTGAGGAGGGCGTGTGTGGAAGCCACTCGGGAGAAGTGGGTGCCTCTAGGGAGCTGATTGTCTGTGATGTGAGATGTCCGCCTGGAGTGGGTTAGAGTATGTGCAGTGAGAGCGGTTGGATGGGAGGAGGTAGGTGGGGCTCCCATAGCAGCACGCCGAAACCCGGTCCTACCGAGCAGCCCCCATCTCGGcctcccctctgcctgcccccaaccccagttTTTCCTCCTAGGATATTTCCCAGTTAGGAGTGGCCTTGGGGAGGGGCAGAAGGAGCCGGAGAGCCAGGAATCCAGGAGTCTAAGGACTCCCCTCTCGGGGTCGCGCTAGGTGGGAGGTGGCGGCAGGGAACAGACGTGGGCAGGTGAGCCCCTGCAGGGACAGGCGTGGCGACACGTGGAGGATTTATCCTCAGTCCAAATTCAGGAGTCGGATGCCCTGCCCTGGGGTCGCCACTTCGCGTCTTCGGCGAGCACACAGGCTGGAAGCCCGTCCCCCTCCTCTCCgtggggcggggagtggggggaggtAGACCCCTTTAGGTAGCGGAACCCCGCCTCTCCCTTGTTACCGACGAGCCCCGCCCCCTCTCGCCGCCCGGCGGAgctccgccccctccccgccccccgcccggcCACCACTCTCCCCTAGCTCAGTCTGGCCGGCCCTATGTTACTGAGCGGAGCTCCTCCGGCCGGCTCCGGCCCGGGCCCGCGGGCGCAGGGGAGCGCGGGGGGCGGCCCGGCAGGATCACGCCGCGGCGCCGGGGGTGCAGGAGCCGGCCCAGGAGGGGGCGGCAGCGGCGGAGTGGCCAAGTGGCTCCGGGAGCATCTGGGCTTCCGCGGGGGGGGCAGCGGCGGAGGTGGGGGCAAGCCGGCGCCCCCCGAGCCGGACTACCGCCCCCCTGCACCTTCCCCGGCCGCGCCCCCCGCACCTCCCCCGGACATTTTGGCTGCCTACCGGCTGCAGAGGGAGCGTGACTTCGAAGACCCCTACTCCGGGGGGCCGTCCGGCACCGCTACCCTAGCCACCCCTGCCGCCCCCGGCCCCACTCCGCCCCCGCGCCACGGCTCGCCCCCCCACCGCCTTATTCGGGTCGAGACCCCTGGCCCCCCAGCTCCTCCGCCTGAGGAACGAATCTCTGGACACCCCGCCAGCAGCGACAGGGTGAGTGCCACGCCGGGCAGGGGGCGGCCAGAAGGAGAGGTGGTCGGAGGTCTGAGGCTTACGAGAGGGACAAAGGTGGCCTGACCGGGGCCGGGCCCCTTGGTGTCACGGTTCCTGGCGGACACGATCTTAGTCTCTGACCCCGGGGCTCGAAGGCTTCATCCACCTTTGTTCAGATTCTCGACCTACTAATTTAGGACGTGCGCCCCAAACTCTGCCTCTTTCCCTTATTATCGCCCCGGAACTAGTGACCCTCCCCCTCCCAGGTTCTGCTCTCCTCATCGCAGCCCCCGGAGCCTAATCAGGGAGCCTTTTTCTAACGGGATTTGAGCCCCGCTTTTCCCCAGTTTATGGCCTTTCAACTCTCCGGGAGCAGCAGCTCACTGCCCTTTGATCTCTGACCCCTCCCCCCCAGGGCAGAGTGAGCACAAAGCTCCTTCCCACCTCCTGTTAGCATCTTTGCAGGTGCTCAAGCGCCAG contains:
- the SHF gene encoding SH2 domain-containing adapter protein F isoform X6, whose product is MLLSGAPPAGSGPGPRAQGSAGGGPAGSRRGAGGAGAGPGGGGSGGVAKWLREHLGFRGGGSGGGGGKPAPPEPDYRPPAPSPAAPPAPPPDILAAYRLQRERDFEDPYSGGPSGTATLATPAAPGPTPPPRHGSPPHRLIRVETPGPPAPPPEERISGHPASSDRLAILEDYADPFDVQETGEGPIGAAGAPEKVPENDGYMEPYEAQKMMAEIRGSKETAAQPLPLYDTPYEPEEEGATPEGEGAPWPRESRLPEDDERPPEEYDQPWEWKKERISKAFAAGITGPSAEQMPRTCSGCAKRPAIWCATVRPARTTSPCPSNLSLKEKI
- the SHF gene encoding SH2 domain-containing adapter protein F isoform X7, with translation MLLSGAPPAGSGPGPRAQGSAGGGPAGSRRGAGGAGAGPGGGGSGGVAKWLREHLGFRGGGSGGGGGKPAPPEPDYRPPAPSPAAPPAPPPDILAAYRLQRERDFEDPYSGGPSGTATLATPAAPGPTPPPRHGSPPHRLIRVETPGPPAPPPEERISGHPASSDRLAILEDYADPFDVQETGEGPIGAAGAPEKVPENDGYMEPYEAQKMMAEIRGSKETAAQPLPLYDTPYEPEEEGATPEGEGAPWPRESRLPEDDERPPEEYDQPWEWKKERISKAFAGAVRVSCT
- the SHF gene encoding SH2 domain-containing adapter protein F isoform X5, whose amino-acid sequence is MLLSGAPPAGSGPGPRAQGSAGGGPAGSRRGAGGAGAGPGGGGSGGVAKWLREHLGFRGGGSGGGGGKPAPPEPDYRPPAPSPAAPPAPPPDILAAYRLQRERDFEDPYSGGPSGTATLATPAAPGPTPPPRHGSPPHRLIRVETPGPPAPPPEERISGHPASSDRLAILEDYADPFDVQETGEGPIGAAGAPEKVPENDGYMEPYEAQKMMAEIRGSKETAAQPLPLYDTPYEPEEEGATPEGEGAPWPRESRLPEDDERPPEEYDQPWEWKKERISKAFAAGITGPSAEQMPRTCSGCAKRPAIWCATVRPARTTSPCPSRAVRVSCT